A portion of the Pseudomonas protegens CHA0 genome contains these proteins:
- a CDS encoding ExbD/TolR family protein, translating to MAFSTQDSDEVLSEINVTPLVDVMLVLLVVFIVTAPLLTNAIPINLPKTEAVAPVEQKDPLVVSIDGAGKLFINKDEIQPDLLETNLQAAKAKDPQVRVQLQADDGVNYGEVARAMASIERAGITKLSVITAR from the coding sequence ATGGCCTTTTCCACCCAAGACAGCGATGAAGTGCTGAGCGAGATCAACGTCACGCCGCTGGTGGACGTGATGCTGGTGCTGCTGGTGGTGTTCATCGTCACCGCGCCGCTGCTGACCAACGCCATTCCGATCAACCTGCCCAAGACCGAGGCCGTGGCCCCGGTGGAGCAGAAAGACCCGCTGGTGGTGAGCATCGACGGTGCCGGCAAACTCTTTATCAACAAGGACGAGATCCAGCCGGACCTGCTGGAAACCAACTTGCAAGCGGCCAAGGCCAAGGACCCGCAAGTGCGGGTCCAGCTGCAGGCCGACGATGGCGTCAACTACGGCGAAGTGGCCCGAGCCATGGCGTCCATCGAGCGTGCGGGCATCACCAAACTGTCGGTGATTACCGCGCGCTGA
- a CDS encoding amino acid ABC transporter ATP-binding protein yields MSALIEFQGFNKFFGPQQVLKEVDLCVAAGEVIVILGPSGCGKSTLLRCLNGLETAHSGHLRFAGRELLSPATDWRQVRQQIGMVFQSYHLFPHMNVLDNILLGPLKVQKREPREARAQAEALLERVGLLDKREAFPRQLSGGQQQRIAIVRSLCMNPQVMLFDEVTAALDPEMVKEVLQVIQGLARDGMTLLIVTHEMAFARAVADRIVFMDGGRIVEQNTPEAFFTNPQSARAQQFLEKFSFVEALPKKAPKKELELL; encoded by the coding sequence ATGAGCGCATTGATCGAGTTCCAGGGTTTCAACAAGTTCTTCGGCCCGCAGCAGGTGCTAAAGGAAGTGGACCTCTGCGTGGCGGCGGGTGAGGTGATCGTCATCCTCGGCCCCAGCGGCTGCGGCAAGAGCACCCTGTTGCGCTGCCTCAACGGCCTGGAAACCGCCCACAGCGGCCACCTGCGTTTTGCCGGGCGCGAACTGCTGAGCCCCGCCACCGACTGGCGCCAGGTGCGCCAGCAGATCGGCATGGTGTTCCAGAGCTATCACCTGTTTCCCCACATGAACGTGCTGGACAACATCCTCCTGGGGCCGCTCAAGGTACAGAAGCGCGAGCCCCGGGAAGCCCGGGCCCAGGCCGAGGCGCTGCTGGAACGAGTGGGCCTGCTGGACAAGCGCGAGGCCTTTCCCCGGCAGCTTTCCGGCGGCCAGCAGCAACGCATCGCCATCGTCCGTTCGTTGTGCATGAACCCCCAGGTGATGCTGTTCGACGAGGTCACCGCGGCGCTGGACCCGGAGATGGTCAAGGAAGTGCTGCAAGTGATCCAGGGCCTGGCCCGCGACGGCATGACCCTGTTGATTGTCACCCATGAAATGGCCTTCGCCCGGGCCGTGGCCGACCGCATCGTGTTCATGGATGGCGGGCGCATCGTGGAACAGAACACCCCCGAGGCTTTCTTCACGAACCCGCAGAGCGCACGCGCGCAGCAGTTCCTGGAGAAGTTCTCCTTCGTTGAAGCACTGCCCAAGAAAGCCCCTAAAAAGGAACTGGAGCTCTTATGA
- a CDS encoding MetQ/NlpA family ABC transporter substrate-binding protein, whose protein sequence is MKKVLLFTALAAALSAGIAQAGEKLVVAATPVPHAEILELIKPTLAKEGVDLEIKVFTDYVQPNVQVDQKRLDANYFQTLPYLKSFNEGKGTHLETVIGVHVEPFGGYSKKVKTLAELKDGATIAIPNEGSNSGRALILLQKAGLIELKDPKNAVATPKDIAKNPHNFKFKELESAMLPRVLDQVDLDMINTNYALEAGLNPAKDALIIEGSDSPYVNYLVARPDNKDSPAIQKLAKALTSPEVKAFIEKKYSGAVLPAF, encoded by the coding sequence ATGAAAAAAGTTCTGTTGTTCACCGCACTGGCGGCAGCCCTGAGCGCAGGTATCGCCCAGGCTGGCGAGAAGCTGGTGGTCGCCGCGACCCCGGTGCCCCACGCCGAGATCCTCGAGCTGATCAAGCCGACCCTGGCCAAGGAAGGCGTGGACCTGGAAATCAAGGTCTTCACCGACTACGTGCAGCCCAACGTGCAGGTCGACCAGAAGCGCCTGGACGCCAACTACTTCCAGACCCTGCCCTACCTGAAAAGCTTCAACGAAGGCAAAGGCACCCACCTGGAAACCGTGATCGGCGTGCACGTCGAACCTTTCGGCGGTTACTCGAAGAAGGTCAAGACCCTGGCCGAGCTGAAAGATGGCGCAACCATCGCCATCCCCAACGAAGGCAGCAACAGCGGCCGCGCCCTGATCCTGCTGCAGAAGGCCGGCCTGATCGAGCTCAAGGACCCGAAGAACGCCGTGGCCACGCCCAAGGACATCGCCAAGAACCCGCACAACTTCAAGTTCAAGGAACTTGAGTCGGCCATGCTGCCGCGGGTCCTGGACCAGGTTGACCTGGACATGATCAACACCAACTATGCCCTGGAAGCCGGCCTGAACCCGGCGAAGGATGCGCTGATCATCGAAGGTTCCGATTCGCCTTACGTGAACTACCTGGTGGCTCGCCCGGACAACAAGGACAGCCCGGCCATCCAGAAGTTGGCCAAGGCCCTGACCAGCCCGGAAGTCAAAGCCTTCATCGAGAAAAAATACAGCGGCGCAGTACTGCCGGCGTTCTGA
- a CDS encoding LysR substrate-binding domain-containing protein, with translation MLDPVLLRSFVAVADSQNFTRAAERLHLTQSTVSQQVRRLEESLGCQLLDRDQRRVVATVEGERLLAYARRILALHEEASDMLVNQRGEEVLRLGVPEDFAAERLMPMLSRFGLDYPAVRLEVSSGLGPELLRQYRRGEFDLLLVKQMGHSDDCVDSWPEPLCWVDSVRQPAFGRDPLPLVAFPVGGLYRQEMLHHLEVGGWPWRIAYSSASLASVCSAVAAGLGISLLPVRVLGKGHRVLDADSGLPDIQGVRLALYAGSGLSRAGKELQEQLRAVASVKPQVARR, from the coding sequence ATGTTGGATCCGGTGTTGTTACGCAGTTTTGTCGCGGTCGCCGACAGCCAGAACTTCACCCGCGCCGCCGAGCGCCTGCACCTCACCCAGTCCACTGTGAGCCAGCAGGTGCGGCGCCTGGAAGAGAGCCTGGGCTGCCAGTTGCTGGACCGTGACCAGCGCCGGGTGGTGGCCACGGTGGAGGGCGAGCGGCTGCTGGCCTACGCCCGGCGCATCCTGGCGCTGCATGAAGAGGCCAGCGATATGCTGGTCAACCAGCGCGGCGAAGAAGTCCTGCGCCTCGGGGTGCCGGAAGATTTCGCCGCCGAGCGCCTGATGCCCATGCTCTCGCGCTTTGGCCTGGACTACCCGGCAGTGCGCCTGGAGGTCAGCAGCGGCCTGGGCCCTGAGCTGTTGCGCCAGTACCGGCGGGGTGAGTTCGACCTGCTGCTGGTCAAGCAGATGGGCCACAGCGATGACTGCGTGGACTCCTGGCCCGAGCCGCTGTGCTGGGTCGATAGCGTTCGCCAGCCCGCCTTTGGCCGCGATCCGCTGCCTTTGGTGGCGTTCCCGGTGGGCGGCCTGTACCGCCAGGAAATGCTCCATCACCTGGAGGTCGGAGGCTGGCCGTGGCGCATCGCCTATTCCAGCGCCAGCCTGGCCAGCGTCTGTTCGGCGGTGGCGGCGGGCCTGGGCATCAGCCTGTTGCCGGTACGGGTGCTGGGCAAGGGGCATCGCGTGCTCGACGCCGACAGCGGTTTGCCGGACATCCAGGGCGTGCGCCTGGCGTTGTACGCCGGCAGTGGCTTGAGCCGGGCCGGCAAGGAGCTACAGGAACAGTTGCGGGCAGTGGCAAGCGTCAAGCCGCAAGTGGCCAGGCGATGA
- a CDS encoding sigma 54-interacting transcriptional regulator, which produces MSAHTPFGQPLLTFPDAEKSPLSIRAKALVFVDPRSRQLREELEQLAPRSVSVLIRGETGTGKELLARHIHRASDRSGLFVSVNCGAISPTYADAELFGYAAGSFSGSASSRAGWFGSANGGTLYLDEIGDLPLPIQTKLLAALENHEVTRVGAQQPSPVDVRLVAATSIDLAQAVAAGKFHERLYRYLSEGQLELPALRERVGDIESLAEYFLGIYSQRLDLPVPLISEAAQQALNRHSWPGNTRELENVIHFALLVSSGEEILPEHLNLPPTPSPLEQIQQLLQQIAEIGSAVERQALHQLLQRTALT; this is translated from the coding sequence ATGAGTGCCCATACCCCATTCGGTCAGCCGTTGCTGACCTTCCCCGATGCCGAGAAAAGCCCCCTGAGCATCCGCGCCAAGGCGCTGGTGTTCGTCGACCCGCGCTCGCGGCAGTTGCGCGAAGAGCTGGAGCAACTGGCGCCGCGTTCGGTCTCGGTACTGATCCGTGGCGAAACCGGCACCGGCAAGGAGCTGCTGGCCCGGCACATCCACCGTGCCAGCGATCGCAGTGGCCTGTTCGTCTCGGTGAACTGCGGCGCCATCAGCCCGACCTACGCCGACGCCGAACTGTTCGGTTATGCCGCCGGCAGTTTCAGCGGTTCGGCCAGCAGCCGCGCCGGCTGGTTCGGCTCGGCCAACGGCGGGACCCTGTACCTGGATGAAATCGGCGACCTGCCGCTGCCGATCCAGACCAAGCTGCTGGCCGCCCTGGAGAACCACGAAGTGACCCGGGTTGGCGCCCAGCAACCGAGCCCGGTGGACGTACGCCTGGTGGCGGCCACCAGCATCGACCTGGCCCAGGCGGTGGCGGCGGGCAAGTTTCACGAGCGCCTGTATCGCTACCTCAGCGAAGGCCAGCTGGAACTGCCGGCGCTGCGGGAACGGGTGGGAGACATCGAGTCCCTGGCCGAATACTTCCTCGGCATCTACAGCCAGCGCCTGGACCTGCCGGTGCCGCTGATCAGCGAAGCCGCGCAGCAGGCCCTGAATCGCCACAGCTGGCCGGGCAACACCCGGGAGCTGGAGAACGTCATCCACTTTGCGCTGCTGGTCAGCAGCGGCGAGGAGATACTGCCCGAGCACCTCAACCTGCCGCCGACGCCCTCGCCGCTGGAGCAGATCCAGCAGTTGTTGCAGCAGATCGCCGAGATCGGATCCGCTGTCGAGCGCCAGGCGCTGCACCAGTTGCTGCAACGCACCGCCCTGACCTGA
- a CDS encoding transporter substrate-binding domain-containing protein, which yields MKTAKSSLLLLPLFGLALLAGCDKSAEAPKPAATAASAAPAAGYLDKIKARDKLIVGVFTDKPPFGFVDETGRYVGFDTDIGRRLAKDLLGDENKVEFVAVEPASRIPFLQSDKVDLILANMTVTPERKEAVEFTNPNLKVAVQALVPEGSAVKSLDDLASRTTIVTTGTTADIWLTQNHPDWKLLKFEKNTESLQALANGRGDAYAQDNLILFSWSKQNPGYRVLPQTLGEQAPIAPAVKKGNIELRDWVNAELAKLGEEKYLLKLYDQYVRKELSDDTKPESVIVEGGKWQG from the coding sequence ATGAAAACTGCCAAGTCTTCGCTGTTGTTACTGCCGCTGTTCGGTCTGGCCCTGCTGGCCGGCTGCGATAAATCTGCCGAGGCCCCCAAGCCTGCGGCCACCGCTGCCAGCGCCGCGCCGGCGGCCGGCTACCTGGACAAGATCAAGGCCCGGGACAAGCTGATCGTCGGCGTGTTCACCGACAAGCCGCCGTTCGGTTTCGTCGATGAAACCGGGCGCTATGTGGGGTTCGATACCGACATCGGCCGGCGACTGGCCAAGGACCTGCTGGGGGACGAGAACAAGGTTGAATTCGTCGCCGTGGAACCGGCCAGCCGCATTCCCTTCCTGCAGAGCGACAAGGTTGACCTGATCCTGGCCAACATGACCGTGACTCCGGAGCGCAAGGAAGCGGTGGAATTCACCAACCCCAACCTCAAGGTGGCGGTGCAGGCCCTGGTGCCCGAAGGCAGTGCAGTGAAGAGCCTGGATGACCTGGCGAGCCGCACCACCATCGTCACCACCGGCACCACCGCGGACATCTGGCTGACCCAGAACCACCCGGACTGGAAACTGCTCAAGTTCGAGAAGAACACCGAGTCCCTGCAAGCCTTGGCCAATGGCCGTGGCGACGCCTATGCCCAGGACAACCTGATTCTGTTCAGCTGGTCCAAGCAGAACCCGGGCTACCGCGTATTGCCCCAGACCCTGGGCGAACAGGCGCCGATTGCCCCGGCGGTGAAGAAAGGCAACATCGAACTGCGGGACTGGGTGAATGCCGAACTGGCCAAACTGGGCGAAGAGAAATACCTGCTCAAGCTGTATGACCAGTACGTGCGCAAGGAACTGAGCGACGACACCAAGCCCGAGAGCGTGATTGTCGAAGGCGGCAAGTGGCAGGGCTGA
- a CDS encoding energy transducer TonB, which yields MGNVQTAASAHEVLWRQAPSGELVDLGRPHRLPLGQLRLQRTPKGILRRREAIILGAAALVLHAAVIYWLSQKPTPVLPIVPPEIPPMTIEFSRPAPPVVEPPPPQPVQPVVEPPPPVEDELAVKPPPPKPVPKPKPKPVPKPEPVPKPEPKPAPKPVQQTPAPPQPAAPVAAPAPPAPPAPAPVTPASANAAYLKNPAPEYPSLAQRRGWEGTVLLRVHVLASGKPGEIQIQKSSGRQQLDDAALAAVKRWSFVPAKQGDVAQDGWVSVPIDFKIH from the coding sequence ATGGGCAATGTCCAGACCGCCGCCAGTGCACACGAGGTGCTGTGGCGCCAGGCACCGAGCGGCGAGTTGGTCGACCTCGGCCGGCCTCACCGCTTGCCGCTGGGCCAATTGCGTCTGCAACGCACGCCCAAGGGGATATTGCGTCGCCGTGAGGCCATCATCCTCGGCGCCGCGGCCCTGGTACTGCACGCGGCAGTGATCTACTGGCTGAGCCAGAAGCCGACCCCGGTGCTGCCGATCGTGCCGCCGGAAATCCCGCCCATGACCATCGAGTTCTCGCGCCCGGCGCCGCCGGTGGTCGAGCCCCCACCGCCACAACCGGTACAGCCGGTGGTGGAGCCGCCACCTCCGGTGGAGGACGAGCTGGCCGTGAAGCCGCCACCGCCCAAGCCGGTGCCCAAACCCAAACCCAAGCCGGTGCCCAAGCCCGAGCCGGTGCCCAAGCCCGAGCCGAAACCTGCGCCCAAACCGGTGCAGCAGACTCCGGCGCCGCCACAGCCCGCGGCCCCGGTAGCCGCTCCGGCTCCGCCCGCGCCACCGGCCCCGGCGCCCGTGACCCCGGCTTCGGCGAATGCCGCGTACTTGAAGAACCCGGCGCCGGAATATCCGTCGCTGGCCCAGCGTCGCGGTTGGGAAGGCACGGTGCTGCTGCGGGTGCATGTACTGGCCAGCGGCAAGCCGGGCGAGATCCAGATCCAGAAGAGCAGTGGTCGCCAGCAACTCGATGACGCCGCCCTGGCCGCGGTCAAGCGCTGGAGTTTCGTCCCGGCCAAGCAGGGCGACGTGGCCCAGGACGGCTGGGTCAGCGTACCCATAGATTTCAAGATTCATTGA
- a CDS encoding efflux RND transporter periplasmic adaptor subunit yields MAAFNSKWIVGLTLLLLLGGCGAEKPGEKERPRVRILEVQSSDFAPSVTLTGDVQARVQTELSFRVGGKIIQRMVDVGDRVTAQQVLAKLDPKDLQTNVDSAAASVFAEQARVKQAGAAFVRQQKLLPKGYTSQSEYDSAQAALRSSQSALSAAQAQLANAREQLSYTELVAEAPGVITARQAEVGQVVQATVPIFSLARDGERDAVFNVYESLLMQPPGQETIHISLLDNPKVTTTGKVREVTPVVSAQSGTVQVKVVLDSLPAGMDLGSVVSATARAHGKASVVLPWSALTKNLSEPAVWLVGEDGKTALHTVKVGRYLTGKVIISDGLKGGEKVVVAGGQLLHPGMFVEIASQTSDQGAQP; encoded by the coding sequence ATGGCTGCGTTCAATTCGAAGTGGATAGTGGGATTGACCCTGTTGCTGCTGCTTGGCGGCTGCGGGGCGGAAAAGCCCGGGGAAAAGGAGCGCCCGCGGGTGCGCATCCTGGAGGTGCAGAGCAGTGACTTCGCCCCTTCGGTGACCCTGACCGGTGACGTCCAGGCCCGGGTGCAGACCGAACTGTCGTTCCGCGTCGGCGGCAAGATCATCCAGCGCATGGTCGATGTCGGCGATCGGGTTACCGCGCAACAGGTGCTGGCCAAGCTCGATCCCAAGGACCTGCAGACCAATGTCGATTCTGCCGCGGCCTCGGTGTTCGCCGAGCAGGCCCGGGTCAAGCAGGCCGGCGCGGCGTTTGTCCGCCAGCAGAAGCTCTTGCCCAAGGGCTACACCAGCCAGAGTGAATACGATTCGGCCCAGGCCGCCCTGCGCAGCAGCCAGAGCGCCCTGAGCGCGGCCCAGGCGCAACTGGCCAACGCCCGCGAGCAACTGAGCTACACCGAGCTGGTGGCCGAGGCTCCGGGGGTGATCACCGCGCGCCAGGCCGAGGTCGGCCAGGTGGTGCAGGCCACGGTGCCGATCTTCAGCCTGGCCCGGGATGGCGAGCGCGATGCGGTGTTCAACGTCTACGAGTCGCTGCTGATGCAGCCACCGGGCCAGGAAACCATTCACATCAGCCTGCTGGACAACCCCAAGGTGACCACCACCGGCAAGGTCCGCGAGGTGACGCCGGTGGTCTCGGCCCAGAGCGGCACGGTGCAGGTCAAAGTGGTGCTCGATTCGTTGCCGGCGGGCATGGACCTGGGCTCGGTGGTCAGCGCCACCGCCCGGGCCCATGGCAAGGCCAGTGTGGTGCTGCCCTGGTCGGCCCTGACCAAGAACCTCAGCGAGCCTGCCGTGTGGCTGGTGGGCGAGGACGGCAAGACGGCCCTGCACACGGTGAAGGTCGGGCGCTACCTCACCGGCAAGGTGATCATCAGCGACGGCCTCAAGGGCGGCGAGAAAGTGGTAGTGGCGGGTGGGCAGTTGCTGCACCCGGGGATGTTCGTGGAGATCGCCTCGCAAACGAGCGACCAAGGAGCACAGCCATGA
- a CDS encoding MotA/TolQ/ExbB proton channel family protein translates to MTLLASPLESIESAVIWLLVVFSVATWGLALVKGVQFARLKSQDRKFHNQFWAASSLDSAASLSETQPGAAARVAQAGYAAIQVGEAPHAADLSQAINHQDRLERALRQQIVRERRSLETGLAVVASIGSTSPFIGLFGTVWGIMEALKGISAAGSASLETVAGPIGAALVATGVGIAVAVPAVLVYNYFLRRLKLTAADLDDFAHDFYSLAQKNSFRVLIHPSVHKAAAQGSPQKVKEAS, encoded by the coding sequence ATGACGTTACTGGCATCTCCACTGGAATCCATCGAAAGCGCGGTGATCTGGCTGTTGGTGGTCTTCTCCGTCGCCACTTGGGGCCTGGCCCTTGTCAAGGGCGTGCAGTTCGCCCGCCTCAAGTCCCAGGATCGCAAGTTCCACAATCAGTTCTGGGCGGCGTCCAGCCTCGACTCCGCTGCCTCGTTGAGTGAAACCCAGCCCGGCGCGGCGGCCCGGGTGGCCCAGGCCGGCTATGCGGCGATCCAGGTTGGCGAAGCGCCCCACGCGGCGGACCTGAGCCAGGCAATCAACCACCAGGACCGTCTCGAACGTGCCCTGCGCCAGCAGATCGTGCGTGAGCGTCGTTCCCTGGAAACCGGCCTGGCGGTGGTTGCCAGTATCGGCAGCACCTCGCCCTTCATCGGCCTGTTCGGCACCGTGTGGGGGATCATGGAAGCCTTGAAAGGCATCAGCGCTGCTGGTTCGGCGAGCCTGGAAACCGTGGCCGGTCCCATTGGCGCAGCCCTGGTGGCGACGGGGGTGGGGATCGCCGTCGCAGTGCCGGCGGTGCTGGTCTACAACTACTTCCTGCGGCGCCTGAAGCTCACGGCCGCGGACCTGGACGACTTCGCCCACGACTTCTACAGCCTGGCGCAGAAGAACTCCTTCCGCGTGCTGATCCACCCGAGCGTGCACAAGGCCGCGGCCCAGGGCAGCCCGCAAAAAGTGAAGGAGGCGTCCTGA
- a CDS encoding amino acid ABC transporter permease produces the protein MTLDYAFILSTLPAFLKAVGVTLQVGLIAIGTSLLVALINATLLVFRTPYLHRLIGLYVELARNTPLLIQLFFVYFALPALGIKVSGFTAAIITMTFLGGAYLTEVLRAGVEAVPQAQLESGRSIGLSQWQLLRYVILPQAGILSLPSLFANFIFLLKETTVVSAVAVPEILYTTKSYIALYYKTYEMLAVLTLICVLLFLPLSLLLSRLERRLQHGQFGS, from the coding sequence ATGACCCTCGACTACGCCTTTATCCTCAGCACCCTGCCGGCCTTTCTCAAAGCCGTTGGGGTAACCCTGCAGGTCGGCCTGATCGCCATCGGCACTTCCCTGCTGGTGGCCCTGATCAACGCCACGCTCCTGGTATTTCGCACCCCTTACCTGCACCGGCTGATCGGCCTGTACGTGGAACTGGCGCGCAACACACCGCTGCTGATCCAGCTGTTCTTCGTCTACTTCGCCTTGCCGGCCCTGGGGATCAAGGTCTCCGGCTTCACCGCGGCGATCATCACCATGACTTTTCTTGGCGGCGCCTACCTCACCGAGGTGCTGCGGGCCGGCGTGGAAGCCGTGCCCCAGGCGCAGTTGGAGTCGGGGCGTTCCATCGGCCTGTCGCAGTGGCAGTTGCTGCGCTACGTGATCCTGCCACAGGCCGGGATCCTCAGCCTGCCATCGCTGTTCGCCAATTTCATTTTCCTGCTCAAGGAAACCACCGTGGTCTCGGCGGTGGCGGTGCCGGAAATTCTCTACACCACCAAGAGCTACATCGCCCTGTACTACAAGACCTACGAAATGCTCGCGGTGCTGACGCTGATCTGCGTGCTGTTGTTCCTGCCCCTGTCGCTGTTGCTCAGCCGTCTGGAAAGGAGGTTGCAGCATGGCCAGTTCGGGTCTTGA
- a CDS encoding amino acid ABC transporter permease, whose protein sequence is MASSGLELLLVSLPQLARGAAQTLSISLLSIAFSTLGGVLYGVLRSLQRKVLDVPLRIYLELFRAIPVLVWLYLLFFGFPIFFGISIPSFTCAVLVLSLWGASEVGEVVRGALQSLPRGQREAGLSIGLSGAQLYGYVLLPQALKRMTPPTINVYTRIIKTSSLAVLIGVVDVIKVGQQIIERTYESVLIYGVLFLFFFFICYPLSAASRVLERRWTQA, encoded by the coding sequence ATGGCCAGTTCGGGTCTTGAGCTGTTGCTGGTGTCCCTGCCGCAACTGGCCAGGGGCGCTGCGCAGACCTTGTCGATTTCCTTGCTGAGCATTGCCTTCAGCACCCTGGGCGGCGTGCTCTATGGCGTGCTGCGCAGCCTGCAGCGCAAGGTGCTGGACGTGCCGCTGCGGATCTACCTGGAGCTGTTCCGGGCGATCCCGGTGCTGGTCTGGTTGTACCTGCTGTTCTTCGGCTTTCCGATCTTCTTCGGCATCAGTATTCCCAGCTTCACCTGCGCGGTGCTGGTGCTGTCGCTGTGGGGTGCCAGCGAGGTCGGCGAGGTGGTCCGCGGGGCTCTGCAATCCCTGCCCCGGGGCCAGCGTGAAGCGGGCTTGTCCATCGGTCTTTCCGGTGCCCAGTTGTACGGCTACGTATTGCTGCCCCAGGCGCTGAAACGCATGACGCCACCGACCATCAACGTCTACACGCGGATCATCAAGACCAGTTCCCTGGCGGTGCTGATCGGCGTGGTGGACGTGATCAAGGTCGGCCAGCAGATCATCGAGCGCACCTACGAGTCGGTGCTGATCTACGGCGTTCTGTTTCTGTTTTTCTTCTTTATCTGCTACCCGTTGTCAGCCGCCTCCCGCGTGCTGGAACGGCGCTGGACGCAAGCATGA
- a CDS encoding AAA family ATPase, translated as MLKTLAVANYRSINKLVIPLGRLNLVTGANGSGKSNLYRALRLLAETAQGGVVNALAKEGGLESTYWAGPEQISRRMSQGEVPIQGGQRKAARRLQLGFAGEDFGYAISLGLPDSSGHFMLPGHSSPIASRFTLDPWIKRESIWGGPLYRSASALVDRQGPMIRARAGRQWEVLAQHTSSGDSLFDRVGNLSSSPEVLHLREQIRGWRFYDHLRTDSQAPARRPQLGTRTPVLHHDGRDLAAALQTIIEVGDQQALHETISDAFPESRLEIDAVPGGLFGVQFYQEGLLRPLSAAELSDGTLRYLLLVAALLTPRPPTLMVLNEPETSLHPDLLPALARLIIRASQQCQVWVVSHARRLIAALQQDPECNCIVLEKQLGQTGIVGQRMLDEPAWNWPD; from the coding sequence ATGCTCAAGACCCTGGCGGTGGCCAACTACCGCTCCATCAACAAACTGGTGATTCCCCTGGGTCGGCTGAACCTGGTCACCGGCGCCAACGGCAGCGGCAAGTCCAACCTGTACCGCGCCCTGCGCCTGCTGGCGGAGACCGCCCAGGGCGGCGTGGTCAACGCCCTGGCCAAGGAAGGCGGGCTGGAATCGACGTATTGGGCCGGGCCGGAACAGATCAGCCGACGCATGAGCCAGGGCGAGGTGCCGATCCAGGGCGGGCAGCGCAAGGCCGCCAGACGCCTGCAACTGGGCTTTGCCGGTGAGGACTTCGGGTACGCGATCAGCCTGGGGCTGCCGGATTCCAGCGGCCATTTCATGTTGCCCGGGCACAGCTCGCCGATTGCCTCGCGCTTCACTCTCGACCCGTGGATCAAGCGCGAGAGCATCTGGGGCGGGCCCCTGTACCGCTCGGCCAGTGCCCTGGTGGACCGCCAGGGCCCGATGATACGAGCCCGTGCGGGCCGACAATGGGAGGTGCTGGCGCAGCACACGAGCAGCGGCGACAGCCTGTTCGACCGGGTGGGCAACCTGAGTTCATCGCCCGAGGTCCTGCATCTGCGCGAGCAGATCCGTGGCTGGCGTTTTTATGATCACTTGCGCACCGACAGCCAGGCACCCGCGCGCCGACCACAACTGGGCACCCGCACCCCGGTGCTGCACCACGATGGCCGGGACCTGGCCGCCGCGTTGCAGACCATCATCGAAGTGGGCGATCAGCAGGCATTGCACGAAACCATCAGCGATGCCTTCCCGGAGTCGCGGCTGGAGATCGATGCCGTTCCGGGGGGGCTGTTCGGGGTGCAGTTCTATCAGGAAGGCTTGTTGCGACCGTTGTCGGCCGCGGAACTGTCCGACGGCACCTTGCGCTACCTGTTGCTGGTAGCGGCCCTGCTGACCCCACGACCCCCGACCCTGATGGTGCTCAACGAACCGGAGACCAGCCTGCACCCGGACCTGTTGCCGGCCCTGGCGCGCCTGATCATTCGCGCCTCGCAGCAGTGCCAGGTGTGGGTGGTGTCCCACGCCCGGCGGCTGATCGCGGCCTTGCAGCAAGACCCCGAATGCAACTGCATCGTGCTGGAGAAACAACTGGGCCAGACCGGCATCGTCGGCCAGCGCATGCTGGACGAACCGGCGTGGAACTGGCCCGATTGA
- a CDS encoding alpha/beta hydrolase — protein sequence MRNESIRYLIVPGWQGSPEDHWQTHWQNSLPNSARVEQADWLTPRREDWVAALAEAIAADDTPVILIAHSLGCITVAHWAARAPVAALRQVRGALLVAPADVERPACAPALRNFAPIPRHLLPFPSQVVSSDNDSAVSAPRALELARDWGAEAGILAGAGHINVKSGHHRWEQGFAYLYRLQNRMEQHALRRA from the coding sequence ATGCGCAACGAATCCATTCGCTACTTGATTGTGCCGGGCTGGCAAGGATCGCCAGAAGATCATTGGCAAACCCACTGGCAGAACAGCCTGCCCAACAGCGCGCGGGTGGAGCAGGCCGACTGGCTGACGCCGCGCCGCGAAGATTGGGTGGCGGCCCTGGCCGAGGCCATTGCCGCCGACGACACTCCGGTGATCCTGATTGCCCACAGCCTGGGTTGCATTACCGTGGCTCATTGGGCCGCGCGCGCGCCCGTAGCGGCCCTGCGCCAGGTGCGCGGTGCGTTGCTGGTGGCCCCGGCGGACGTCGAGCGCCCGGCCTGTGCCCCGGCGCTGCGCAATTTCGCGCCGATCCCCCGGCACCTGCTGCCGTTCCCCAGCCAAGTGGTCAGCTCGGATAACGACAGTGCCGTGAGCGCGCCGCGGGCCCTGGAGCTGGCCCGTGACTGGGGCGCCGAAGCCGGGATCCTGGCCGGCGCCGGCCATATCAACGTCAAGTCCGGCCACCATCGCTGGGAGCAGGGTTTCGCCTATCTGTACCGCTTGCAGAACCGCATGGAACAACACGCCCTGCGTCGTGCCTGA